The genomic DNA GTTCATTCGGTAATAATCGTTTCAGCAACAAGAACACCTCATTCGTTTCATTTCAATCAATCTTATTGTACCAATAACTCATACTTGAACAATGATTTTTAATCACTTCACTATATACAGAAAAATCATAATAGACAAAAACTTTTCGACAAATTTCGATAATCTTTCATTTGTGGATAACTTTACTCACATTATACACATTGAAAGGGAACCAAATATTTACTTTATGAACAGTTTACCCACAACTTATCCACTTCTTTTTGTGGATAATAGAACGATTGTTCCTCATTTGGATTCGTGGTAAGCTAGGTTTACATCATAACATAACAGGTTATGAGAACTCTCCAATCATTATGACTGATTATAAATTACACGATTGAAATTTATCCTCATAGATCACCTTGAACCGATTTCTGACCTTATTACATTCATCCGATTCGTAAAATTTTGTTTAAAACAACATCAAAACCGTCTGGAGGTGCGAAGGCCATTTTCGGCTCTACTTATGGAAAATTTATCTGACGAGCTCCTTATCGAATCCTATCACAAAGCCAAGGAATTGAAACTCAGTCAAGACTTTATCAGTTTGATCAAACAAGAGATTGACCGTCGCCACTTATCACCGAAACTCATAACGACGCACTTATAATCGAGCCAACGATTTTGTTGGTTCTTTTTTTTTGAATTCTTTTAGATGTATTTTGTGTGATTTAAGCATATTTACTGTTAAAGTCCTGAAGTTAGGCGATAATATAGAGGAAACTATTGGTGTTTGAAGATTACGTATTTTGATTTTCAAGGTCAAAAGACGTTAAAAAAGTTGAAAACCTAAAGTTATTTTGCTTACAATGATAATGGTCTACATACATATTCGTTTTCTGAAAACTCGATAGGAGGATTTTTTATAATGTTACAATTTGCAATCCTTGCTCCTTTTCTAACGGCATTATTCGTGCCGTTTTTGTTTCGATACATACGGCAGATCCATACTGGGTGGTTCATCCTTCCAGTCCCATTTGGTGTGTTCATCTACTTCTTGACTCAAATGGGCTCGGTGTCGAACGGAAACAACATTGAAGCCTTTGTAGAATGGATTCCATCTCTTGGAATGAATTTCAGCTTCCATCTTGATGGACTTAGCTTGTTATTTTCATTATTGATTAGTGGAATCGGAACACTTGTTACTTTATATTCCATTTTCTATCTGAATAAAAACGAAAAACTAAACAATTTCTATGTCTTTCTGTTTTTATTCATGGGAGCGATGCTAGGTGTCGTCCTATCTGACAATGTTTACGTCTTATATTTCTTCTGGGAATTGACGAGTATATCATCGTTCCTGCTAATCGGTTATTGGTATGAGCGGGAAGCCTCACGATACGGCGCTCTCAAATCCATGGTCATAACCGTTTTAGGTGGTTTATCCATGCTCGGTGGATTCATCCTATTATCGTATGTGACCGGCACGACGAGCATCCGTGAAATGATTGAGGTATCGGATGTCGTCCTGGATAGTCCATACTTTACTGGGATTTTACTTCTGATCTTGCTAGGGGCATTCACGAAGTCAGCCCAATTTCCTTTTCACATCTGGTTGCCGGATGCAATGGAAGCACCGACTCCGGTCAGTGCATTCTTGCATTCAGCGACAATGGTTAAAGCCGGCATCTATTTAACGGCGAGACTGTTCTTATTGTTCGGAGGAACGGATTTATTCTTCGTCCTTGTAACAGGATTCGGATTACTCACCCTATGTTGGGGTTCTTACAT from Pseudalkalibacillus sp. SCS-8 includes the following:
- a CDS encoding sporulation histidine kinase inhibitor Sda, with the protein product MENLSDELLIESYHKAKELKLSQDFISLIKQEIDRRHLSPKLITTHL